The Cinclus cinclus chromosome 5, bCinCin1.1, whole genome shotgun sequence genome segment gTAGGAGAAACTGCATTGGAAAATGCAGAGAGCGTAACTGCTTCTCCTAAAGCCTGCAGAGGAGAAACAATAGGGGTGGATGGCCTGAaatgcacagcactggctgAGAATTCCTCAGCACTCTCTGATTTGGTGAATGATCTTGCTCTTCTAAGAGCTTTGACTCAGCATAGCACAGCATTAGAGAGCTTGCAAAAGATGGAGGAAAATAGCAGCGTGTTCTGTGAAACAGACACTTCTAAGGAGACACTTGAACCCCTTGAGAAGGATGAAGGTTAGGTCAACTTGTATTTTAAACTGGATTCTGTATGTCTGTACCTGTTTGATTTAATTTCTCCTCATATTCAGAAGTACTTTTGGAGTGATGTGTTATGTAGGTTCCCTCATGGAATTGTTACTGTTTAAAGCAGTGTTGTGAGCTCCAAGTCTGTCTCTGTTTGCTCTCATTCAGACTAAAATTAGTGTGCAATTTGTGGCAGGGGTGAGGTTTGCAAGAACCTGTAAATATTCAGATGTTTTCgtgtaaaaaaaccaaaccccacgCTACTGACTGTAACTCACTGTGCTTTTCCATCTCTTGTAGCTATAAAAGAGTTTACAGAAATGCCTTACTCAGAAAGTTTACAGGCATCTTCCCGTTCATACTTTGATTCTCCTGGCCTTATGGTAACCAATTTTTGACTATATGTATTTATCTTTACAAGATAAATTCATTTTGCACCTGGaataaaaatcttgttttatGGAACCACAGAGGTTGAGCTGCAAATTGCTTAGGGACGTTGTTTATGAAGCTGGtaataaatagaaaatgtaATCTAGACAATATTCAGGAGGCCTCATGTGTGACAAGGAACTTAATGGAAATTGTAGTATTTACTAATGTTTAATATTCCATTAATACATCTGGTGCTActccttccccatcccatcTTTTaccacctttttcttttttcccccactgtcTTTTTAAACACATGGCTTTCCTTGGAATTTTAGCATTTGGGTTGAAATGCATTGGGAAAAATGTTTGGTTTGATAATTCACATTGATTTTTATCCAGTGCTAttcatagcttttttttttctcaatccATCTAAAGCTTCAAAAGCATTTTAGaaatccttccctttttcctgttctgtttgaaaagcaaatgttgTTTCTTATCCTGTTGTGGATGGTCTTGGCttccaaataaaaaaagctgtaaCTGAAAAGGCTTCCTTTGTATGAATACAAGACATTTCTTATGCtacattttgaatttaaatgGTTATTAAATTGTTAGACTAATTAGGTTTTGATACTTTCCTATGCAGCCCAACTGTGTGGACAATTTATTACAGAAGACAGAGGCATTTATTGTACCAATAGCAGCAGCCCAAAGAGACCCTGGGACGTCTGACTGGCAACCAAAGGTACCATCtctgtggaaatgaaatataattaaCAGTGTTTCCTAGATTTCACTTAAATGGTTTGCTAATTGTAGTATATTATACTAAGTCCTAATAAAATTGCAACCAGTTCTTGAAATTTTTAGTACACTTCATTTCCAGGAGAGTTTTAAACTTGCATTacgaggaaaaaaaagcccagatttttttgtttctctcctgcAGTGTCAACAGattatttctgttctgtgtgtaAGAAGTACCTGTGTTGACTGTAGATAGTTGCAGAGCAGTTTTTACTTCCTGTTAGTGATAATTCCAATGCATTGTGTAGCCTGTTGCCTTCCAAGGGCATCAAGTGAAAGGATCAGCAGCCAGTGAGGTCATGTTGAGAGCTCCATGCTCCCAGCTAGGATGGCAGCAGCACTCTGAGAACGTGGACTTTGCAGATGAGACTTTTTTCTCATCCCTCTTTTCAAGGAATTATGACCTTGATGACTTCAGACaggtaaaacattttttatgttCAGTTATCCTTACTAACCTTAGTGCAAAATTGTATCCTGTCAATTTCGGATAGGAAATAGTTCATTTTTAAACAGCTGCAATAATGtcaaaatcaattatttttacTTACCTTTGTCATAAAACTTTGTCATGTGTGCTtgttttttctgctcctttgaTCAGTTGCActttgaaaaaaagaagataaacagATTAATTTCTAACAAGTTTTTGCTtatggtgtttgtttgttttttgtttttttttttttttttaaataaagcctCCAGTTTGCAGGAGCCTCCATAAGGATGATGTTGATATTATCAGAGAAGAGAATTTTCAAATGAAGCTTGATGATATTGAAGAGCTAGGAATAAATAGATCCTGTAAGTGAAAGTCAAAGGAGAAGGGCAGTGATTTGCCTCAAAATTTCTGCATGCCTTCAGTGCTTGATGTGTTTTTCCTAGCACTGGCATTGGATGTGTATGCTGAGGTTTCACCAGGGACAATGTCACTCTCACCCTCTGACTTGAGGCAAGCACAATGGACTGCCTGGGAACCTGGCAAGGTAGGGACTGGCCATCTCTTGCAGATATTTTTTGGATTTATTTCCTGTGTGTTCGTGGCAGGTTCTTATTTTTGAAGCTGTTGTATCACAGCTCTGAGAGACATTGCCATTGTTTAGAATGATGAGAGAGAGAACACTGATAAAAGAGTTGTAATCAGGGCTTTTTCCAGTCATTCACCTGCTGTGTTCATTCTTCACCTGTAGATTTCATCAGAACAATCTTCCCCACCTGATCCAGATGCTACAGTTTCTCTACCTTGGGAAAATGAGGATGCTGTTGGAGACATCCAGGAGCCCCTGACACATGGGGTCTTACCAAGTGAACCAGACCTCCCAGATTGCTTTTTCAGTaagaattttcagttttatactGGCACCTCACGGTGTTTAAGCTGAAAAATCTCTGAGGATTCTTGAGGCACTATGAATTGGGCTATCATATACAGTTACTCTGCCAATTATATTCTCCTGAAAGAGGCTTCAGCAAAGGGATTTagttttataaagaaaaatatgcttCTAGTTTGGGGGCAAAAAGGCTGTAAGATAAGATTCTAAATGGTacctatatttttatttacctgCTTTTAGTTTTCTTCCATATTCAGCTGTCCTCTGACCCTCTCCCACTTGACACCTATCTGTAACTGTCTCTAATGATAATTAATATAGTCAAAAGGATGCTTTTTGATACTAAGAGTTTATTTATTTGCACTATTTAATATTAATTCATAGGTTTGTGGGTTATCTTTTGGAAAATGCAACAAAGGTTAAGCTGGGGGCTTTCTAGTTGGCAGCTGTCAGTGTCATCAGATTAATGACCTCCAAAACACAACCATGTTTAAATAATGGTCTTTCATACAAGCAGAGTGGCTACACAATTTGTTGTGAATATGGAGATTTCAAACTAATTAGAAGAATCACACAAAATCCATTCTGTAGTATAATGCTGCACAGGAACACTCCAGAGAGCTTCCCAGTTAAAAGATAGGATGTAAAAGGAAGAACTTAGGAGTTCCTTCCTTTTTGTGCATCTCAAGTGCCATCCCTAGGTGCTGCAAGTTGCTTGTAAGCTGTGTTTGCCCCACAGCCCGGGAGGAATCCAGCTATCCAGAGGGATGCAGCCTCCCAGCATTCAAGCCCACGATGAAAACACGAACTCCATTTGTCACTCTTCCTGCCACTGATGACATTCCTGACATGTCTGACCCCGCTGAGAGCGAGGAGGGCCAGCAATCTTTGGGCTTTTCAGGAGGCAGTTTGTGCATTCAGCAAGTGGCATTTCCTAGGAGTGCTCCTGGCCCCGAGGACAGGAATTGTGAAACCTCTGTGTTTGGGGCGTACAGGGAAGATGGACAAAGGGCATCTGTGCCACCAGTGCTCCCTCAAGTGACTTCccagcacagacaaagcaagTGGCTGAAGTATCAAAGCAGTGCTCAGTGTGATTTGATCCCTGAAAACAGCACTGATGAGGAACAGAATGAGGACATCTGTGCCCAGAGCATCCTCGGAATGGCGCCGTGTGACACAGGAGAGGGCAGAGCCCTGGATCCAAGGGGGAATCCAAGTGGGAATCCaagtgctcccagctctgcgctgctgctgccagccgGGAGCTCACCTGGGGAATGCTGCAGGGCTGCAAACACCAGCCCCTCAGATCTGGTTTCAGAGGGGAAGGTGCTTTCCCTGCACTTAAGGCAGACACCTTTGGCTGCAGCCACACAAAAGGTGTGGAGTCACCTGAGCTGCCACGCCGGAACAGGAGACGGCCAGGTGTGTAACTGTTCAAGCAAGCACAGCTATCGCTGACACAAACACATTTCTCTGGCCCAAGGCACTGCCTTTATCCGATTTCCTGCAAGATATTATCAGTATGATTGAATGAAATCTTTCTACCTATGTAGTGGcacaaaaaaaagtatttttttttaaagtgccgTGACTAATCCTTGGTAAAGGTAATTCCTTGGCTCACGAAGTGCCAGATTTACAGTTTTAATCTGAATGTTGATGAcaggaagatgaaagaaaagctgGTGGGCAGTTTCAACATCTGTAATTGATAAGAAATCATGTGCACAAAGGGTTTTTCTTAACTGTGGTATCAGCATCATTTTCACGAATACCTGTTTTTGCTTCAAGGCATAGTCTCTGACTTCAAAACAGTGTAAATTCCTTCAGTTTTACTTCCTTAAAAATGAAGTTAGGTCACTGAATAAGCACCTAAAAATTTAGCACAGCTGTTTGTGACCAGTGGACAAATGGAGTAAATTGGGGGAAAACACCAAACCAACCACAAGTCAGGTTTTTAAAGTTATCAAATGATTTTGAGagttaaagaaaatgttaactctttttaataaagttttttagTTCTTTAGAACTGTCCAGTTCAGTATTTGTGTGAAGTAGAGGTGAGGAAATAACTAATAGATTTGATATATACACTGGTATACACTTTGTGTTTATATGCATATACATGGATGTAGATATAGATATGTAAAATCAATGTATATGTAAAGTGATGCTAAAAATGGGGTTTGTGTGTTCCATACCTAGTGCTGATAAACTTGATTTTGAATTACGTAATTTACTCTAAAGCCTTTGCAAGTATTATTTGTGTTGTTATTATTAAATGCAGGCTGCTTGGCAAGGGGCAGATTTTAACCTCACTGTAGATCCTAACTGGCAGCCCAAGCCCTAGGAACATGTATTTTTACAAATCTGTACAATTTGTCTCATTCAAGGTCTTGGAGTTTTTAATGGTTTATTTTCCTGGGTCTTTTTGAGGTCATAACAGTTTCTGAGCTGTCTTTTCCTCCTGTGGATAAAGTGAAACATGCCAATCTTCCCAAAAGAAAGATTTCCAtcccagctgtgtttcagtCTCACACTCACTACAAACAGGTTTTTAAAGCTGCTCTGACAGGTAAATCTCTGCTCTGTGAAATGCTGTTATTTTCAACATTGCCTATTAAAGCAACAgggtgcttttatttttctacataCATACTCAAATATATTCAATCTATACCTCAAATTgccaagacaaaacaaaaagatttCTGTTCAACTATGTAACCTCAGGCCTGTTTCCCAGTCTTAAGATTCCTAagcccccttttttttttattttattttctcctggaaTAAGTGAATTTTGTGGGTCACACGGTTTCTTCTAGGACtcagattaaatatttattttggggtggaaatCTTCCAATTACAAGAGATGTTTGAATGTTGTGTACCCGTGTAAGCATTTTAAGGCTGTGCTAATGATTCTGTtgttctcctttccctgccaaGAGCAATTGAACATAATGCTGTTTGAGTTGGCACAGAGGCTGCACAATGCCCTCTCCAAAGTGGATATATCATTTTACACTGCAGTGGAAGGTGGGCAAGGCCAGAGCCAAGGAAGCTGTGCTCCTCTCTGCAACCACATGCACCCTGCCAAGCTGGTGATGGTTAAAAAAGAAGGTCAAAACAAGGTGCTGTTAACTCCTTGTGTTTTTATACTTATGGGTGAAAGTATCCCtggctttctctttttcttgcttgttttaGTGCTCATGGTCTCTTTTTTTTGCCTCCCTTGCCTTGCAGGGTCGTTTGTTCTATGCCTGTGATGCCCCAAAAGGTGAGCAGTGTTCTTTTTTCAAGTGGATTGAAGATGTGAACCCCACACAGACAAAATCCAGACCGAGTGCAGTGCTCCATGATACAAAAAGTATTGGGACATACCTCAGGAGTCAAAAGATTGCTGTCTATGAGGAATGCCAGCTTTTGGTGAGGTATCCTGGATTGCTGTGCACTTCTCTCAAGTGCTGTGTGAATTCAGGGTTTATAAATCTTTCAGTAGCTCAGGATTTCAGCAGGATTTAACACCTTTTCTCTGTAAAGAAATGCAAGAGCTAAAtaagtgaaggaaaaatatagCAATGGTATTTCCTTTTAGCAAGGATCAAAACTGCTGACCAATAACTTGATCAATTGCTTCATGTTACAACTGCTGCGTTTGAATTATTGTTCATTTAATCATCAGTAGAATTTGATTTGTTCTCTTCAAGATTCTAATTTTAATGCTAGAAGTCATCTCAAAGGCTATTCTGTGCTGCTTAACTGTGGAGGAAACAATTTAATTGTGGCTGAATAGGAAGGAATTTTGCAGTCAATATAAAGGTGTTTAAAACTTGTTCATGTAAAGATGATGTGCACCCACTTGGTCGAATCTGTGACCATTTCTTGGTGCTGAATCCAAAATGTGCTGATTGTTTAcgtactttttttttcccaatattacaatttcccaggaaagccTTTGAAATTCCAGCACAGCGGTACAGTAAGCTCACGAAATTTATGAACACATCTGCCAGCTTTGGCGACTCCAAATCCAAATTATATCTGAAACTAAGCAGAAAGGAGCATTCTTCTCTCTACAGCAGAGGTGAGCACATCTTAAACATCAGATTTAAAAGGTAGCATTAGGAGAAGCTTATGAGgactctttattttttttggtagatGACATCTGGGTTGTTTCAAAGACTCTAAACTTTGATCCCATCAATACTTTCATTGCAAGCAGTGCTTTCTTTGGACCATCCTCCAACAATGAAATAGAATTGCTTCCACTGAAAGGCTACAGTCCCTCCAACTGGAGATCAAACAGTGAGTTCCACAGCAAATCATTCAGAACTGTGGGAAACAACTAAGGAAAAATCCAGCCAACAATGAAGGATGATCTTACAGTTTCTCAAATCTTGTACATGATTTAACACATAGTATATTTTTTTGCCTGTATGTTTGAATATATAATTGGACTGCAGAAATTAATGGAATTAAACCTGGCAAATTGCAAATGGGTGGGGAAGAAATGAGAGTAATATAAACAAGTAGTAAATTATATAATATGATGTACAATGTAAATTGACTGTCAGAGtgtaaggaaaaggaaaatgttgttactctccttgaaaaaaaaatgcacaaaccTCAAGCAACTCAGTGGaaaattcatatttatataaaaagcCATGTATTAAGTCTCTGTTTCTGCACAAGTTTCTTGGTGTTGCTGTTGAATTGAGTTAAAgctttggggttgttttgttttgtaaatgaAGAAGATAAAATCAGTTAATTACTCTTATGgcattttataattatttttttagcagATTCAAAATTTCtgctcatttaatttttttctccttctgttttttctgtggCCTTTCCAGTGTGTGTTCATGCCTTGCTGGTTTGTAATGCCAGTGGTGAGCTGGCATCCTTAAGGAACCTGGAGGAGCATTTCAATCCATCCACATTACCAGTAATCCCTTATCTCCTGAAAAtgtgagttactgttctgtgattctgtgagcaCGTCATAAAACAGCAGCAGTCCAGTGTAGGAAGATCAGAACCAGGAGGTACCAATCAGATCATATCACGACTTTTggctattttttgttttcttaggaattttaattctgaaagtGCTACAAAAAGATCCAACAAAAGGAAATTTACTCCACCTGCCATGAATCTGAAATGCTCAATGATGTCTGGCCCTGTGAGCTCTGAAGTGGCAATGGGAGTGGCTGAAGAGATGATCCAAAGGTTTTCCCTGAACCCAGACCAAGCAGCATCACTGATTCACATAGCTCAGATGATGACCTCCTgtgaaaaccccaaaccagggGAGGAACATCAGAGCTTCCCCATCACAATCATACGTGGTACATGGCCAAGAATTGTTACATTTGCTGCTGTTGTATCTTTGGAAATGCCATTAATATGGAATGCCAGAATCAGCCCCTCTGATAATGGCAGTGGCATTAATACATCCATTCTGTCAGCACAAAGCTTTTGCCCCTTAAATTTTCATTCTGCCTTGTGCAGGATTTTGCTCTAGTATAGGAGGCTTTGCCTAGAAATATCTGTACATAAAATCAGTTATTTAGTGTCTTCTGCTTCCTTCTTTGGTATTAAAACCACTTTTTGTCAGGTACTAGCTTTGCTTTTGTAACTGTAAGGGtgcccctgggagctgctgaagcAAGCCTATGCAATGTTTTTAGAGGAATCACAGCATAACTGACGTTAAAGCAATTGACTCAAACTTTGTAGAAAATTCTCACTTgtaacttgttttttttcttctaaaatgcCAGGTGTTTTTGGAGCTGGCAAGAGCTACTTGCTGTCTGTAGTGATTTTGTTCCTCGTGCAGCTCTTTGAAAGCAGTGAAGCTGTAGAGGGTCCAAGGGCAACTCCATGGAAACTTCTCATTGCTTCTTCCACCAACGTTGCTGTGGACAGGATACTGCTAGGGTAGGTTCCTGAGGCTTTTATGGACTCCTCTTCCAAAACCAATAATGCATTTGCGTTTTAGTGGTAATTGTGTCGCTATTGCCTGTAAAACATATCAAAAAGATTGATTTCTTTCCCTAAAACAATGCCACTTACAGGCTTTAATTTTACCTCAGCTCCTTTGCATAGTTAAAAGAGTAAAAGTACATAAAATATTGACAGAAGACTACTTAAGGCTCTGCTCTTATCAAATTTACTATTAAAATCCATCATGACCAAGTAATACTGCTCAGGAATCTTTGTGATGTAGCAGTAGGGGAAGGAGGAACAGAGAGAATCAGATTTGTGAAAGTTCAGCATGAAGTTACCATGAAATAAACACATGgttaggaaggaaaaaggaaattacataTGGAAAGCTAGGAGTGGGGAAACATCAAGGCATTAAGCATTATTGAGGCAAATCATTATAAGATGGTTTTTTCCTGAATTACAGAGGTTCTTCATCTCATTAATCACTGAAGTTTGTGTTCCTCAATGTTCTGATGTGTCTTTGGAAACCGCTTTTCAAGTTTtcaatatttcctttttccatttgtttaaTGTTTatcatctctttttctttgaagtctGCTCGATCTTGGATTTGAGGATTTCATACGAGTGGGAAGTATAAGGAAAATCACAAAAGCAATTCTTCCCCATAGGTAAGAAACCCCTTTGAGGGATGTGATGCTGTTTGGGGTAGGTTAACACATGGCTGTATTAACATTACTGTTATCTATAAAGTATGGTTATTTTTCCAAGCAGTGCTGTTTTCAGACACTGTAATGTATGTTACAAAATCTTCTTTGAAGTTTACATGCAGGctcaggaaatgaaaatgagCAGCTGAAAGAGCTGCTTGCTCTCATGAAAGAAGATTTGACTCCAGCTGAAAAAATATATGTCAGGAAGAGCATTGAGCAACATAAACTGGGGACCAATAAAACTATTCTGCAACAGGTACAGTCcaagggatggggtgggaaagCAGGGATTAGCTGTGTCCTATCCACAGGGCCCAGCAAATCAAAACTGAGAATCCCCTCTCACACCTGCCACACTCCTGGTTCTGAAATACCAAGTGAATGTTAGGTTTGATTCCACAGGCACAGCTTAGTGTCCTCTTTCTGCAGATAAACCTAGGTGTGTTCTCCTGCTATAGTTATGTGCTGCAGAGATTAACTATGAAATGATCTCAACTTTTTGCCTTGCCGTTTTCTCCTGGCTCGTGGAAGGTGAAAGTGGTTGGAGTGACGTGTGCTGCCTGTCCCTTCCCTTGTCTGAACACGCTCAGGTTTCCTGTGGTGATGCTGGATGAGTGCAGCCAGATGACTGAACctgcttctctccttcccaTCGCCAGGTACAGCCTGCCTGTGGGGCTTCAGCAGGGGCACAGGCTCCAGGTAGTGCCAGACTCCACACCTTTTTGAGCACGTGAGCCTTAGAGAACAAAAAGAGTGATTTTTAAATTGAGACCTGTCCTCAGGTCGTGTTAAACTGGGGTGGAGAAGGGAGGCAGATGGGAAGCAATGTGATACAGAAACATAGTACTCTCTTTGCTTATGAACACCCTTTAACATCCTTTTTAGaacacttcttttttccttgttttttcatgttcttaTTTAGGTTTCAGTGTGAAAAGCTTGTCCTTGTTGGAGACCCCAAGCAACTGCCACCAACTGTTCAAGGGTCTGAGAGTGTTCATGAGCAGGGATTGGAGCAGACTCTGTTTGACAGGCTCTGCTTAATGGTAGGTGCTGCTGAACACACCTTCAGAAAAGGTGGAGAGTGGAACTGTAGGTCCCCTGAAGTCGCATGGGGAATTCTGGTCCAGGTGTCAGAGGATCAGGATTTCAGCATTGCGAAatatcataaaatcacagaatggcctgggtgggaagggacctcaaaggcCACCTAATCCAACCCCCCACCATAGACAGGAAcgccttccactagaccaggttgctccgaGCTCCATCCACGTGAACTCTTCCCAGTGCTGATTTGTCTGCCCTCCTTCTTTAGGGACACAACCCCATTGTTCTTCGGACCCAGTACCGCTGTCACCCTGCCCTCAGTGCCATCGCCAACGAGCTGTTCTACGACGGGAACCTCATTGATGGGATTTCCCAGGAGGACAGGACTCCTTTATTGGAATGGCTCCCAACACTCTGCTTTTATAGCGTTCATGGCATGGAGCAAGTAAGTTCCTCAACGCTTCTTAGATATGCTTCTTATATAAAAAGTCAATATTGTAGTCTTTTCCTCCACTCCATTTCTTTTTACCTTGTTTGTGAGAACTAACTGGGGAATCTTTTCCCTCTTTGCCAGATTGAAAGAGACAACAGCTTTTATAACATGGCAGAAGCTCATTTTACCGTCAAGCTCATCCAGTCTCTGATTGCAAGTGGAATAGAAGGAGCTGCTATTGGTGTGATTACCCTTTATAAATCACAAATGTATAAGGTTTGTATCATAAATCAGTAACAAAAATCAATGAAGCCGTTTTCTTAAACCTACTCGTACACTGAGCAGCCTGACTCTGCACTATTCCTACAAGCTCCCTTCCCTGTTTCTTTGCCCACAGATCCAGAATTTGCTCACTGGGGTTCACTCTGAGGCTTTTGAAGTCAAGCCTGTCCAGGTGTCCACGGTGGACGCGTTCCAAGGCGCCGAGAGGGAAATCATCGTCCTGTCGTGTGTCAGGACCAGGCAGTTTGGGTTCATAGACTCCGAGAAGAGGATGAACGTGGCACTGACGAGAGCCAAGAGACACCTGCTGATTGTGGGAAGTCTGCCCTGTCTGAGCAGGAACAGGCTCTGGGGAAGAGTAATTCATCACTGCAAAGGTAAGATGTTCTCTGCTGGGGTTTTTGAAACCATGCgcctcatttcttttttttaaattagactGTGTATAATGCAACTTATAGTGTTTATATACTATAACATAA includes the following:
- the ZGRF1 gene encoding protein ZGRF1, which translates into the protein MASQEFTVLYTHQKMKKSKTWQDGILRVRTGRNQASLFDDKGQCLESIFMKSQVTPGDDFESERYLITVEAAKVNEKPSEVQPKKAEAPAVNRNGVKPSLLSPRHLPVGLKRKFTGFQGPRQVEKKMPAVEDEEKPTAMPFSKECQGSFPSKFYISSPLFSTICKKDAEINPSAGCQEGNSGREQMSVSSLLSSPFSDKCEETEKPNSSQFVVKPGSPLLTGHAGPGAVSHHIRSTAQIIALLKSKPAQGHREQTSGVTGGLSWFQAAENANLCAKKSPVLPAFSGDPAEGHIPDTQHLPFIQGTVKDEKDWNAQMLPNSAEQLCGEEVTGQRQDKKVNNLSPDLQDHRNTNSYLLPESTVGKTSDCQFVPSSGDISCSASPATSEKNPFGYREHSGTDSLGETLSVKMQSELHPRHNSKGVSSDLELSGDVTWTEGGIVKEEFSLQGTDCSPDGERMEVSFNLMETFDFNDTDSEDVCEREGKDFSEGESSRGPGCFQGEGVAQDAASRPHLKPHSCCEVETYSKNEVRCSSFDGERGTPPQLCDSDARRTAEEAANQTRIQVELVGDGCNSKEINESQSSFEATKKEKDLDGSAALTINGTSWIKNQLSDLLPGDTNVNETRVFDPAGSLPDISPSRIISATDKKTKEGVMQVGCMESPDVGSEHFWGAKSDDIKPGSPLLALSPKSDHLGTGYSPPEQTAVGETALENAESVTASPKACRGETIGVDGLKCTALAENSSALSDLVNDLALLRALTQHSTALESLQKMEENSSVFCETDTSKETLEPLEKDEAIKEFTEMPYSESLQASSRSYFDSPGLMPNCVDNLLQKTEAFIVPIAAAQRDPGTSDWQPKPVAFQGHQVKGSAASEVMLRAPCSQLGWQQHSENVDFADETFFSSLFSRNYDLDDFRQPPVCRSLHKDDVDIIREENFQMKLDDIEELGINRSSLALDVYAEVSPGTMSLSPSDLRQAQWTAWEPGKISSEQSSPPDPDATVSLPWENEDAVGDIQEPLTHGVLPSEPDLPDCFFTREESSYPEGCSLPAFKPTMKTRTPFVTLPATDDIPDMSDPAESEEGQQSLGFSGGSLCIQQVAFPRSAPGPEDRNCETSVFGAYREDGQRASVPPVLPQVTSQHRQSKWLKYQSSAQCDLIPENSTDEEQNEDICAQSILGMAPCDTGEGRALDPRGNPSGNPSAPSSALLLPAGSSPGECCRAANTSPSDLVSEGKVLSLHLRQTPLAAATQKVWSHLSCHAGTGDGQVITVSELSFPPVDKVKHANLPKRKISIPAVFQSHTHYKQVFKAALTEQLNIMLFELAQRLHNALSKVDISFYTAVEGGQGQSQGSCAPLCNHMHPAKLVMVKKEGQNKGRLFYACDAPKGEQCSFFKWIEDVNPTQTKSRPSAVLHDTKSIGTYLRSQKIAVYEECQLLVRKAFEIPAQRYSKLTKFMNTSASFGDSKSKLYLKLSRKEHSSLYSRDDIWVVSKTLNFDPINTFIASSAFFGPSSNNEIELLPLKGYSPSNWRSNMCVHALLVCNASGELASLRNLEEHFNPSTLPVIPYLLKMNFNSESATKRSNKRKFTPPAMNLKCSMMSGPVSSEVAMGVAEEMIQRFSLNPDQAASLIHIAQMMTSCENPKPGEEHQSFPITIIRGVFGAGKSYLLSVVILFLVQLFESSEAVEGPRATPWKLLIASSTNVAVDRILLGLLDLGFEDFIRVGSIRKITKAILPHSLHAGSGNENEQLKELLALMKEDLTPAEKIYVRKSIEQHKLGTNKTILQQVKVVGVTCAACPFPCLNTLRFPVVMLDECSQMTEPASLLPIARFQCEKLVLVGDPKQLPPTVQGSESVHEQGLEQTLFDRLCLMGHNPIVLRTQYRCHPALSAIANELFYDGNLIDGISQEDRTPLLEWLPTLCFYSVHGMEQIERDNSFYNMAEAHFTVKLIQSLIASGIEGAAIGVITLYKSQMYKIQNLLTGVHSEAFEVKPVQVSTVDAFQGAEREIIVLSCVRTRQFGFIDSEKRMNVALTRAKRHLLIVGSLPCLSRNRLWGRVIHHCKGWENGLQHANQCEQQLNDILKSYLENWEEEEQSKKKEK